A single genomic interval of Brevibacillus brevis harbors:
- the mutL gene encoding DNA mismatch repair endonuclease MutL, with protein MGTIQVLDEHLANMIAAGEVVERPASVVKELVENAIDASATTIEIHVEEGGLEMIRIVDNGRGMDREDCQLAFERHATSKISNARDLFRIRTLGFRGEALPSIAAVSRMELTSSTSSSEVGTHLLIEGGQLGTISDKAAVKGTEVCVRSLFFNTPARLKYMKSIATEVGHISDYVNRLALTHPSISFLLTHNGKTLLQTSGDGKLLHVMAAIYGVQVAKLLLPIAGETLDYKWSGFLSKTEVTRANRSYLSTLVNGRYVRSYSINNAIMRGYHTLLPIGRYPIVALQIVMDPSLVDVNVHPAKLEARFSKEDELCSAIEQSVKETLRQGLGIVRPMATQPKAKVVTQVVQPQFDLQISKPETPQSSLLAASPRLQEWMAKQETTSKQVEIVPHIAPSIENGTVKETTANYEKLESAKVEAIPHEIVQATLLDQMPTKEAFQPYETKLPSQLDIVQTPSSVHLINEISSEDNSAAAGTDQSPPLPEATNENETDSPVPVMYPVGQVHGTYIVAQNDEGMYLIDQHAAQERIFYEYFMGKLAEEDISSQIMLFPHTVEYTAAEASKLEKRLSLLQSFGLEIEAFGGRTFIVRAHPHWFPEGAELEVIEELIQFVLETGENAQANVVLMREKAAIMMSCKASIKANRFLTHAEMESLLNQLRKTSSPYTCPHGRPIVIHFTGYDLEKMFKRVM; from the coding sequence TCGAAAATGCAATTGATGCTAGTGCAACGACAATCGAGATCCATGTAGAGGAAGGCGGTCTGGAGATGATTCGGATCGTTGACAATGGGAGAGGGATGGATCGGGAAGATTGTCAATTGGCTTTTGAGCGCCATGCCACCAGTAAAATCAGCAACGCTCGTGATTTGTTCCGCATTCGTACACTGGGCTTTCGTGGCGAGGCTCTGCCGAGTATTGCGGCAGTCTCGCGCATGGAGCTTACGAGCAGTACATCCAGTAGCGAGGTAGGTACTCATCTCTTGATTGAAGGTGGGCAACTCGGAACGATATCCGATAAAGCCGCTGTAAAAGGGACGGAAGTATGTGTACGCAGCTTGTTTTTCAACACACCTGCTCGCTTGAAATACATGAAGTCGATCGCTACGGAAGTCGGACACATTTCCGATTATGTGAATCGGCTTGCACTCACGCATCCGTCGATCTCCTTCCTGCTGACTCATAACGGCAAGACACTTTTGCAAACGTCTGGCGACGGAAAGCTGCTGCACGTCATGGCGGCTATCTACGGCGTGCAAGTAGCGAAGCTGTTGCTACCCATTGCAGGGGAGACCCTCGATTATAAGTGGTCTGGTTTTCTTTCGAAGACGGAAGTAACGAGGGCGAATCGCTCTTACCTTTCGACGCTGGTAAACGGTCGGTATGTGCGCAGCTATTCAATCAACAATGCGATTATGCGCGGTTATCATACCTTGTTGCCCATCGGCCGTTATCCGATTGTGGCTTTGCAGATCGTGATGGATCCGTCACTGGTCGATGTGAACGTACATCCTGCCAAACTAGAGGCGAGATTCAGTAAAGAAGATGAATTGTGCAGCGCAATAGAACAATCGGTAAAAGAGACATTGCGACAAGGCTTAGGAATTGTCAGACCCATGGCTACGCAACCAAAAGCTAAGGTCGTCACCCAGGTCGTTCAACCGCAGTTTGACCTGCAAATCAGCAAGCCTGAAACACCGCAATCGTCATTACTCGCAGCGAGTCCCCGACTGCAGGAATGGATGGCCAAGCAGGAAACGACAAGTAAGCAAGTGGAAATAGTGCCGCATATCGCACCATCCATTGAGAATGGCACGGTGAAGGAGACTACAGCCAACTATGAAAAGCTGGAGTCCGCAAAAGTAGAGGCTATCCCGCATGAAATCGTGCAGGCGACTCTGCTGGATCAAATGCCCACGAAGGAAGCTTTCCAACCTTACGAGACTAAGCTTCCGTCACAATTGGACATTGTCCAGACACCATCTTCAGTGCATCTAATCAATGAAATCAGTAGCGAGGACAATTCGGCCGCAGCAGGTACTGATCAATCACCGCCACTCCCGGAAGCAACCAATGAAAATGAGACGGATTCGCCTGTTCCCGTTATGTACCCAGTTGGTCAAGTACATGGCACCTACATCGTCGCGCAAAATGACGAGGGCATGTATTTAATCGATCAACATGCCGCGCAGGAGCGGATATTTTACGAGTATTTTATGGGCAAGCTTGCAGAAGAGGACATCTCCAGCCAGATCATGTTGTTTCCACATACGGTGGAGTATACGGCTGCAGAGGCAAGCAAACTGGAAAAGCGACTGTCGCTTTTGCAATCGTTTGGTTTGGAGATCGAGGCGTTCGGTGGACGGACCTTTATCGTTCGCGCTCATCCACATTGGTTCCCAGAAGGGGCGGAGCTGGAGGTCATTGAGGAGCTCATTCAGTTTGTACTGGAAACGGGTGAAAACGCCCAAGCCAATGTCGTGCTGATGCGCGAAAAAGCTGCCATCATGATGTCTTGTAAAGCATCGATTAAAGCGAATCGCTTCCTGACACATGCAGAAATGGAAAGCTTGCTGAACCAGTTGCGCAAGACGAGCAGTCCGTATACGTGCCCTCACGGCAGGCCGATTGTGATTCATTTTACTGGTTATGACTTAGAAAAAATGTTTAAGCGTGTGATGTAA
- the hfq gene encoding RNA chaperone Hfq produces MKQTINIQDTFLNHLRKENIAVTIYLVNGFQLRGYIKAFDNFTIVIDSEGKQQLVYKHAISTFTPQRPVSLMSQENNQQ; encoded by the coding sequence ATGAAACAGACGATCAACATTCAAGATACGTTCTTGAATCATTTGCGGAAAGAAAACATCGCGGTTACCATTTACCTTGTGAACGGATTTCAATTGCGCGGGTATATTAAAGCATTCGATAATTTCACGATTGTGATTGATAGCGAAGGCAAGCAACAATTAGTATACAAGCATGCGATCTCCACTTTCACTCCGCAACGCCCAGTATCGCTCATGTCTCAGGAGAACAACCAACAGTAA
- the miaA gene encoding tRNA (adenosine(37)-N6)-dimethylallyltransferase MiaA produces the protein MTLQQRERLVVIIGPTAVGKTQLSLELAEQFDGEIISGDSMQVYRGMDIGTAKAEPEELAKIPHHLIDIKNPDEEYSVAMFQESAAELITDINQRGKLPFIVGGTGLYIESVTHRFQFSTTSQDPELRDRLQRLADSEGVEALHARLADVDPITAERLHPNDVKRVIRALEIYESSGYKMSDFQLRAQHSPYDLVMIGLTMDRAKLYERINHRVELMIEAGLVEEVRGLLDSGYDASLVSMQGLGYKELIPYLYGEITLEKAVNDIQQRTRHFAKRQLSWFRRMAEIQWFDMTDPAEQRNNVETIKRILAGKFQQLPNI, from the coding sequence GTGACCTTGCAACAGAGAGAAAGGCTAGTCGTGATTATTGGCCCAACAGCGGTCGGCAAAACCCAGCTTAGTTTGGAGCTGGCCGAACAGTTCGACGGTGAGATCATTTCCGGAGATTCCATGCAAGTATACCGGGGAATGGATATTGGCACCGCAAAAGCAGAACCTGAGGAGCTTGCGAAAATACCGCATCACCTCATTGATATTAAAAATCCAGACGAAGAATACTCTGTCGCGATGTTTCAGGAAAGTGCCGCAGAATTGATTACAGACATCAACCAACGTGGCAAACTTCCGTTTATCGTCGGCGGGACAGGTCTGTACATAGAATCGGTTACCCATCGATTTCAGTTTTCCACCACTTCTCAAGACCCGGAGCTCCGTGATCGTCTGCAAAGATTGGCTGACAGCGAAGGCGTGGAAGCACTGCACGCCAGACTGGCCGATGTCGATCCGATTACAGCCGAACGCTTGCATCCTAATGATGTAAAGCGGGTGATTCGTGCATTGGAGATTTATGAGAGCAGCGGGTACAAAATGTCCGACTTTCAACTGCGGGCACAGCATTCCCCTTATGATTTGGTGATGATCGGTCTTACGATGGATCGTGCAAAGCTGTACGAACGAATCAACCACCGGGTCGAACTGATGATCGAAGCGGGATTGGTTGAGGAAGTGAGGGGGCTCCTGGATTCTGGCTACGACGCGTCGTTGGTCTCCATGCAAGGCTTGGGGTACAAGGAGTTGATTCCGTATCTGTATGGAGAAATCACGCTAGAAAAAGCAGTGAACGACATACAGCAGCGAACGCGCCATTTTGCTAAACGCCAGCTTTCTTGGTTCCGTCGCATGGCAGAAATTCAATGGTTTGACATGACTGATCCGGCCGAGCAGAGGAATAACGTGGAAACTATCAAGCGAATATTGGCAGGAAAGTTTCAACAATTGCCGAATATATAA
- the infC gene encoding translation initiation factor IF-3, translated as MILNEKIKAAAVQLTGVNGEDLGIISTKEALQMAKEQGVDLVCLSLASSPPPCQLVNRTNYKEQVIKENAKNRKAEKGVNVKEIRLSAYIEDHDYDTKKRQAERILSSGDAVQLTVKLEKKESQEAKRLIEQLIKDLAHCGKQDKGIQVSGKQVVANLLPL; from the coding sequence ATGATCCTGAATGAAAAAATAAAAGCGGCAGCCGTACAATTAACAGGCGTAAACGGGGAAGATCTCGGAATCATCTCCACAAAAGAAGCGCTTCAAATGGCAAAAGAACAGGGAGTGGACCTAGTATGTCTTTCTTTGGCTTCGAGTCCGCCGCCTTGTCAGTTAGTGAATCGAACGAATTATAAGGAGCAGGTTATCAAGGAAAACGCCAAAAACCGAAAAGCAGAAAAAGGAGTTAACGTAAAAGAAATTCGTTTAAGTGCCTACATCGAAGACCATGATTACGATACGAAAAAGAGACAGGCAGAGCGAATTCTTTCATCCGGAGATGCCGTGCAGTTGACTGTCAAACTAGAGAAAAAGGAAAGTCAGGAAGCCAAGCGATTAATTGAGCAGCTCATCAAAGATCTGGCTCATTGCGGAAAACAGGATAAAGGGATTCAAGTAAGCGGCAAGCAGGTAGTTGCCAATCTATTGCCACTCTAA
- a CDS encoding class I SAM-dependent methyltransferase — translation MIVTTGLEPGEETLRHAAELASTLGLQVVNRRDFSLGQMRKRYGVEEVLVVSALGARLEVPGKKPFFFHPNTSAFRIKRLMRGDTDTMLVACQIQPGDEVLDATLGLGADAIVFSHATGANGKVVGIESERLLAILVEDGLRHWSSDAEELEQAMRRIEVRCGNHLEVLRGLPARSFDVVYFDPMFEVTVQSSSGIAGVRELANPDALSEEAVLEAQRVARKRVVMKEGKEGRMYERFGFTPFRSRGQQVVYSYKEIGGGE, via the coding sequence GTGATTGTTACGACAGGACTTGAGCCTGGTGAAGAAACCTTGCGTCACGCAGCTGAATTGGCTAGTACATTGGGGCTACAGGTTGTGAATCGACGCGATTTTTCATTGGGTCAAATGCGCAAGCGATATGGGGTAGAAGAAGTATTGGTGGTTTCCGCTCTTGGAGCACGTTTGGAAGTGCCGGGGAAAAAACCATTCTTTTTTCATCCGAATACATCTGCTTTTCGTATAAAGCGGCTCATGCGCGGCGATACTGATACTATGCTTGTTGCTTGCCAAATTCAACCAGGGGATGAAGTACTGGACGCAACCTTGGGTTTGGGTGCTGACGCTATTGTATTTTCTCATGCGACAGGTGCAAATGGAAAAGTTGTTGGCATCGAATCTGAGCGATTGCTAGCCATCTTGGTAGAAGATGGACTGCGGCACTGGTCATCCGATGCGGAAGAATTGGAGCAAGCCATGCGTCGTATTGAGGTGCGATGTGGCAACCATCTAGAAGTGCTGAGAGGACTGCCTGCCCGTTCCTTCGACGTCGTTTATTTCGATCCCATGTTCGAAGTCACTGTACAAAGCTCGTCGGGGATCGCCGGAGTCCGGGAGCTCGCCAATCCAGATGCTCTTTCTGAAGAGGCTGTTTTGGAAGCGCAACGAGTTGCGAGAAAACGTGTGGTAATGAAAGAAGGAAAAGAAGGTAGGATGTACGAGCGCTTTGGTTTTACACCGTTTCGCTCCCGCGGCCAGCAGGTCGTGTACAGCTACAAAGAGATAGGTGGAGGGGAGTGA
- a CDS encoding MarR family winged helix-turn-helix transcriptional regulator, which yields MVEFSYATALTHSASHVMKMHRQNVEFLIQKYDVYPGQPILLMRLTEKDGMIQRELARKIGVKPATLTVMINRMAKSGLVERRADERDQRISRVYLTDKGRMATKHVKEVLRVIEENCFIGFSEEEKDVLRGLLDRMHSNLQAFYLQNTQPSSQL from the coding sequence TTGGTGGAGTTTAGTTATGCAACCGCATTAACCCATTCTGCATCGCATGTAATGAAAATGCATCGGCAAAATGTAGAGTTTCTGATTCAAAAATACGACGTCTATCCCGGTCAGCCCATTCTCTTGATGCGCTTGACTGAAAAAGATGGAATGATTCAAAGAGAATTGGCCCGAAAAATCGGGGTAAAGCCCGCTACGCTTACGGTCATGATTAATCGGATGGCCAAATCGGGACTAGTCGAGCGCAGAGCAGATGAACGGGACCAACGTATCTCCCGCGTTTATCTTACCGACAAAGGTCGGATGGCTACCAAGCATGTCAAAGAAGTATTACGCGTCATTGAAGAAAATTGCTTCATCGGATTCTCAGAGGAAGAAAAAGATGTGTTGCGGGGCTTGCTCGATCGGATGCACAGCAACCTCCAAGCTTTTTACTTGCAAAATACGCAACCCTCTTCTCAGTTGTAA
- a CDS encoding VOC family protein, whose amino-acid sequence MALRLIPYIVLNGTASEAISFYESALGAEVLFKQTFGEMPENPEFPLPAEAKNRIGHATIRVGETEMMFSDTFPGQPHQLGDQVTICISTDDKEQSHKIFDALQEGGQVLMPLQETFFSPAYGNVKDKFGITFQIYTNNHCME is encoded by the coding sequence ATGGCATTGCGTTTGATTCCTTACATCGTTCTGAATGGTACTGCAAGTGAAGCGATTAGCTTTTACGAGAGTGCGCTAGGTGCTGAAGTGCTGTTCAAGCAAACCTTCGGTGAAATGCCAGAAAATCCGGAGTTCCCATTACCTGCAGAAGCCAAGAATCGTATCGGGCATGCTACTATTCGTGTCGGTGAAACGGAAATGATGTTTTCCGATACCTTTCCAGGACAACCGCATCAACTTGGTGATCAAGTGACCATTTGCATCTCGACCGATGATAAAGAACAATCTCATAAGATTTTTGATGCCCTGCAAGAAGGCGGTCAAGTGCTTATGCCTCTGCAAGAAACGTTCTTCAGCCCAGCTTACGGCAACGTGAAGGACAAGTTCGGCATTACCTTCCAAATTTACACGAATAATCATTGCATGGAGTAA
- a CDS encoding multidrug effflux MFS transporter — translation MNNLAKELDSTSLTGNKSRRLWMAAILGSLSAFGPLSLDMYLPALPMLADDLQTSTSMTQLSLTACMLGLSIGQLFAGPISDVRGRRIPLIIGLILYAVSSFLCAVAPSIYTFVLLRFVQGLAGSAGIVIARATVRDLYSGTELTKFFALLMLINGIAPIAAPIVGGQILQFTTWHGVFVVLGLIGAIMFLIVLLALPETLPQERRSKGGIGNTLTTFGTLLKDRVFMGYAIAQGLVTAAMFAYIAGSPFVFQKIFEVSPQTFSLIFAINGVGIIIASQITGKLAGKVKETSLFIAGITIAGVGGILLLAMILLQAGLIAVLVPLFFVVSSVGIVGATGFSLAMQNQSKAAGSASALQGLLSFISGGIVAPLVGISGEHTAVPMGIIIALSTIGAIICYIVMVRRSSSAA, via the coding sequence GTGAATAATCTAGCAAAAGAACTTGATTCCACGTCCCTAACCGGCAACAAATCACGCCGGTTGTGGATGGCTGCGATTCTAGGGTCCCTTTCTGCTTTTGGTCCACTGTCCCTAGATATGTATTTACCTGCGCTTCCTATGCTTGCCGATGATTTGCAGACGAGCACCTCCATGACTCAACTCAGTTTGACAGCATGCATGCTCGGCCTGTCCATTGGTCAATTGTTCGCGGGGCCGATCAGCGACGTACGCGGTCGAAGAATCCCTTTAATTATCGGGCTCATTTTGTATGCGGTCTCTTCCTTTTTGTGTGCGGTAGCTCCCTCTATTTATACGTTCGTCTTGCTTCGCTTCGTACAAGGTCTTGCTGGTTCTGCGGGAATTGTTATCGCCCGCGCTACGGTTCGCGATTTGTACTCAGGGACAGAGCTGACAAAGTTTTTCGCCCTCTTGATGCTTATTAACGGAATCGCCCCGATCGCGGCACCTATTGTAGGGGGACAAATCTTGCAATTTACTACCTGGCACGGCGTGTTTGTCGTACTGGGGCTGATTGGCGCTATCATGTTCCTCATCGTGCTGCTTGCTCTTCCAGAAACATTGCCACAAGAGCGCCGCTCCAAGGGAGGAATCGGCAATACACTGACAACCTTTGGTACCCTGCTAAAAGATCGCGTTTTTATGGGGTACGCCATCGCGCAAGGACTGGTGACTGCTGCCATGTTTGCGTACATCGCCGGTTCGCCCTTTGTGTTTCAAAAAATATTTGAAGTGTCTCCACAAACGTTTAGTCTCATTTTCGCGATTAATGGTGTAGGCATTATTATTGCGAGTCAAATCACAGGAAAGCTTGCAGGGAAAGTGAAAGAAACTTCCTTGTTCATAGCTGGGATTACCATTGCGGGAGTCGGCGGAATTCTCCTTCTGGCGATGATTCTCCTACAAGCTGGTCTTATTGCTGTGCTCGTTCCCCTTTTCTTTGTCGTATCGAGTGTAGGGATTGTGGGCGCGACAGGATTTTCCCTTGCCATGCAAAATCAAAGCAAGGCGGCAGGAAGTGCATCGGCTCTCCAGGGGCTACTCTCCTTCATTAGCGGCGGAATTGTCGCTCCACTTGTGGGAATCAGCGGCGAACATACCGCAGTACCAATGGGAATCATCATCGCTCTTTCTACGATTGGCGCCATTATCTGCTACATAGTCATGGTTCGTCGGAGTTCATCAGCAGCCTGA